The following proteins are encoded in a genomic region of Drosophila miranda strain MSH22 chromosome 4, D.miranda_PacBio2.1, whole genome shotgun sequence:
- the LOC108163797 gene encoding minor histocompatibility antigen H13: MADEIIDSVKETIKGIFENVNVKNETASNEKKTPSSPEGIAVAYGSLVIMAMLPIIFGSIRSVKLHKLKKSTGEKADTMTKKDAMYFPLIASAALFGLYLFFKIFQKGHINFLLTGYFFVLGVIALAHLLSPVMNSLMPAAVPKVPFHILFTSGEGKHKEDLINYKFSTHDIVCLVISSVIGVWYLLKKHWIANNLFGLAFAINGVEMLHLNNFVTGVILLSGLFFYDIFWVFGTNVMVTVAKSFEAPIKLVFPQDLIDNGLNASNFAMLGLGDIVIPGIFIALLLRFDDSKKRKTRIYFYSTLAAYFLGLMATIFVMHVFKQAQPALLYLVPACMGTPLLVALIRGELKVLFAYEDHPEEKPEKKEKKEKEEGSSSGSSKKKESKKAK; encoded by the exons ATGGCGGACGAAATAATTGACTCTGTGAAAGAGACTATCAAAGGAATATTTGAGAATGTGAACGTGAAAAACGAAACCGCGTCCAATGAGAAAAAAACACCGTCCAGCCCGGAGGGCATCGCCGTGGCATACGGCAGCTTAGTGATTATGGCCATGTTGCCCATTATTTTCGGCTCGATACGTTCCGTGAAACTGCACAAGCTGAAAAAG TCTACGGGGGAGAAAGCCGACACGATGACAAAGAAAGACGCCATGTACTTTCCACTGATTGCCTCGGCCGCCCTCTTCGGCCTGTATCTGTTCTTCAAGATATTCCAGAAGGGGCACATCAACTTCTTGCTCACCGGCTACTTTTTCGTGCTGGGCGTGATTGCGTTGGCGCACCTTCTCAGCCCTGTGATGAACTCGTTGATGCCCGCCGCCGTGCCAAAAGTTCCCTTCCACATACTCTTCACCAGCGGCGAGGGTAAGCACAAGGAGGATCTCATTAACTATAAGTTTTCCACACACGACATTGTGTGCCTGGTGATCTCGTCGGTCATAGGCGTGTGGTATCTCCTGAAGAAGCATTGGATAGCCAACAACCTGTTCGGCCTGGCCTTTGCCATCAACGGAGTGGAGATGCTCCATTTGAACAACTTTGTGACTGGCGTCATCCTGCTAAGCGGTCTCTTCTTCTATGACATCTTCTGGGTGTTTGGTACCAATGTCATGGTGACCGTGGCGAAAAGCTTTGAGGCCCCCATCAAACTAGTCTTCCCCCAGGATCTCATCGACAATGGCCTAAATGCTTCCAACTTTGCCATGCTGGGTCTTGGCGACATTGTCATTCCGGGCATCTTCATTGCCCTGCTCCTGCGATTCGACGACAGCAAGAAGAGGAAGACGCGCATTTATTTCTACTCCACATTGGCGGCTTATTTCCTGGGTCTCATGGCCACGATCTTTGTGATGCATGTCTTCAAGCAGGCCCAACCGGCGCTGCTCTATCTGGTCCCGGCCTGCATGGGTACACCCCTTCTGGTGGCTCTTATCCGAGGCGAGCTGAAAGTACTCTTTGC CTATGAAGATCATCCCGAGGAAAAGCCCgaaaagaaggagaagaaaGAGAAGGAGGAGGGCAGCAGtagcggcagcagcaaaaagAAGGAATCTAAAAAGGCAAAGTAA
- the LOC108163976 gene encoding SUMO-conjugating enzyme UBC9-B: MSGIAITRLGEERKAWRKDHPYGFVARPAKNPDGTLNLMIWECAIPGKKSTPWEGGLYKLRMIFKDDYPTSPPKCKFEPPLFHPNVYPSGTVCLSLLDEEKDWRPAITIKQILLGIQDLLNEPNIKDPAQAEAYTIYCQNRLEYEKRVRAQARAMAATE, encoded by the coding sequence ATGTCTGGCATTGCTATAACACGATTGGGTGAGGAGCGCAAGGCCTGGCGTAAGGACCATCCATACGGGTTTGTTGCTCGCCCCGCCAAAAATCCCGATGGCACCCTCAACCTGATGATTTGGGAGTGCGCCATTCCTGGAAAGAAGTCCACCCCCTGGGAGGGTGGCCTCTACAAACTTCGTATGATTTTCAAGGATGACTATCCGACCTCTCCGCCGAAATGCAAATTCGAGCCGCCGCTCTTCCACCCAAATGTGTATCCGTCGGGGACTGTCTGCTTGTCACTGCTTGACGAGGAGAAGGATTGGCGCCCGGCCATTACTATCAAGCAAATTCTTTTGGGCATCCAAGATCTGCTGAATGAGCCGAACATCAAGGATCCGGCCCAGGCCGAGGCCTACACTATTTACTGCCAGAATCGCCTGGAGTACGAGAAACGCGTGCGTGCACAGGCCCGTGCTATGGCCGCTACCGAGTAA
- the LOC117188837 gene encoding uncharacterized protein LOC117188837 produces the protein MSVSVDVGVMWRLSEDFNRRFGLRMQPAPTAAHHPHHAAAAAVHHYHHHHQHHLDHTHGSIMFNGEKCCQNSLEFPLSRQSQSHNEMNERFLLNGGGNHLIVGISGERCYGAVVRLEI, from the coding sequence ATGAGCGTCAGCGTGGATGTGGGCGTCATGTGGCGCCTCTCGGAGGATTTCAACCGTCGCTTTGGTCTTCGCATGCAACCAGCCCCGACGGCGGCACATCATCCGCATcatgcggcggcggcggcagtgcACCACTACCATCATCACCACCAACACCACCTTGATCACACACACGGCTCGATCATGTTTAACGGTGAGAAATGTTGCCAAAATTCGTTGGAATTTCCGCTGAGcagacagagccagagccacaacGAGATGAATGAACGATTCCTCCTCAATGGCGGCGGCAACCACTTGATCGTTGGTATTTCCGGTGAGCGGTGCTACGGTGCTGTGGTGCGCCTAGAAATATGA
- the LOC108163988 gene encoding neuronal acetylcholine receptor subunit alpha-2 isoform X2, producing MTTSPKIKTLISGRGMLRLLGIFVLFAVSVPGATSDAAPKTASSGGNSNVNALDRLHAGLFINYDKHSQPLDNGEPSAVNMSLTINFIDIDEMNGKMTTHCWLSIRWTDERRTWQPQEYENITAIHLRASEIWKPQITLFNGAGDEDSFLVDTQAILTHDGQFLWVPPAVYTAYCNLNMINWPHDEQTCKLKIGSWGVRHINADYNKMEKGLDYDGLMQSTEWQIISGDTKFVPQDYYSYLEYTLTAQRRSNMYTAIIYTPAACFVILALSAFWLPPHMGGEKIMINGLLMIVVASFLMYFAQLLPVLANKTPLVVVFYSYTLLLLSISTIVEVGVLYLATAKHKRRVPDCLKKLLHGKFGSWLFLSHFSSEAEQQADKNKEMDEHVYDNADGDPSEPLDINPSEVPSSRAIQFEWALLATAMDRVTFVAFSLTFLILAIVCHV from the exons ATGACGACGTCCCCAAAGATAAAAACTCTGATTTCCGGTCGTGGGATGTTGCGACTGCTGGGGATATTTGTGCTGTTTGCTGTTTCCGTGCCAGGCGCCACTT CTGACGCGGCCCCAAAAACCGCCAGTAGCGGAGGCAACAGCAACGTCAACGCCCTGGACCGTCTCCACGCGGGCCTCTTCATCAACTACGACAAGCATAGCCAGCCCTTGGACAATGGCGAGCCGTCTGCCGTCAACATGAGCCTGACCATCAACTTCATCGACATCGACGAGATGAACGGCAAGATGACGACCCACTGCTGGCTGAGTATC CGCTGGACGGACGAGCGGCGCACGTGGCAGCCGCAGGAGTATGAGAACATTACGGCGATCCATTTGCGTGCCAGCGAGATCTGGAAGCCGCAGATAACGCTATTCAATGGTGCCGGCGATGAGGACAGCTTCCTAGTGGACACTCAGGCGATCCTCACCCACGACGGCCAATTCCTGTGGGTGCCCCCGGCCGTGTACACGGCCTACTGCAACCTGAACATGATCAACTGGCCGCACGACGAGCAGACGTGCAAGCTGAAGATCGGCTCCTGGGGCGTGCGCCACATCAATGCGGATTACAACAAAATGGAGAAGGGGCTGGACTACGATGGCCTGATGCAGTCCACCGAGTGGCAGATTATCTCTGGAGACACGAAATTCGTGCCCCAGGACTACTACAGCTACCTGGAGTACACCCTGACGGCTCAGCGACGTTCCAACATGTACACGGCCATCATTTACacgcctgccgcctgctttGTGATACTGGCACTATCCGCCTTTTGGTTGCCTCCTCACATGGGTGGCGAGAAGATCATGATCAACGGCCTTCTCATGATTGTGGTAGCCTCCTTCCTCATGTACTTTGCCCAACTGCTTCCCGTGCTGGCCAACAAGACGCCGCTTGTGG TTGTGTTTTATAGCTAcactctgctgctgctgagcatctccACCATTGTGGAGGTGGGAGTGCTCTACTTGGCGACGGCCAAGCATAAGCGACGCGTGCCAGACTGCCTCAAGAAGCTGCTTCACGGTAAATTCGGCTCCTGGCTGTTTCTCTCGCACTTCAGCTCCGAGGCTGAGCAGCAGGCGGACAAGAACAAGGAGATGGACGAGCATGTCTATGACAACGCCGATGGCGATCCGTCCGAACCGCTGGATATCAATCCCTCGGAGGTACCCTCGTCCCGGGCCATCCAGTTCGAATGGGCCCTGCTGGCCACGGCCATGGATCGTGTCACTTTTGTGGCCTTCAGTCTGACCTTCCTCATTCTGGCCATTGTGTGCCATGTCTAG
- the LOC108163988 gene encoding neuronal acetylcholine receptor subunit alpha-2 isoform X1, producing the protein MTTSPKIKTLISGRGMLRLLGIFVLFAVSVPGATLADAAPKTASSGGNSNVNALDRLHAGLFINYDKHSQPLDNGEPSAVNMSLTINFIDIDEMNGKMTTHCWLSIRWTDERRTWQPQEYENITAIHLRASEIWKPQITLFNGAGDEDSFLVDTQAILTHDGQFLWVPPAVYTAYCNLNMINWPHDEQTCKLKIGSWGVRHINADYNKMEKGLDYDGLMQSTEWQIISGDTKFVPQDYYSYLEYTLTAQRRSNMYTAIIYTPAACFVILALSAFWLPPHMGGEKIMINGLLMIVVASFLMYFAQLLPVLANKTPLVVVFYSYTLLLLSISTIVEVGVLYLATAKHKRRVPDCLKKLLHGKFGSWLFLSHFSSEAEQQADKNKEMDEHVYDNADGDPSEPLDINPSEVPSSRAIQFEWALLATAMDRVTFVAFSLTFLILAIVCHV; encoded by the exons ATGACGACGTCCCCAAAGATAAAAACTCTGATTTCCGGTCGTGGGATGTTGCGACTGCTGGGGATATTTGTGCTGTTTGCTGTTTCCGTGCCAGGCGCCACTT TAGCTGACGCGGCCCCAAAAACCGCCAGTAGCGGAGGCAACAGCAACGTCAACGCCCTGGACCGTCTCCACGCGGGCCTCTTCATCAACTACGACAAGCATAGCCAGCCCTTGGACAATGGCGAGCCGTCTGCCGTCAACATGAGCCTGACCATCAACTTCATCGACATCGACGAGATGAACGGCAAGATGACGACCCACTGCTGGCTGAGTATC CGCTGGACGGACGAGCGGCGCACGTGGCAGCCGCAGGAGTATGAGAACATTACGGCGATCCATTTGCGTGCCAGCGAGATCTGGAAGCCGCAGATAACGCTATTCAATGGTGCCGGCGATGAGGACAGCTTCCTAGTGGACACTCAGGCGATCCTCACCCACGACGGCCAATTCCTGTGGGTGCCCCCGGCCGTGTACACGGCCTACTGCAACCTGAACATGATCAACTGGCCGCACGACGAGCAGACGTGCAAGCTGAAGATCGGCTCCTGGGGCGTGCGCCACATCAATGCGGATTACAACAAAATGGAGAAGGGGCTGGACTACGATGGCCTGATGCAGTCCACCGAGTGGCAGATTATCTCTGGAGACACGAAATTCGTGCCCCAGGACTACTACAGCTACCTGGAGTACACCCTGACGGCTCAGCGACGTTCCAACATGTACACGGCCATCATTTACacgcctgccgcctgctttGTGATACTGGCACTATCCGCCTTTTGGTTGCCTCCTCACATGGGTGGCGAGAAGATCATGATCAACGGCCTTCTCATGATTGTGGTAGCCTCCTTCCTCATGTACTTTGCCCAACTGCTTCCCGTGCTGGCCAACAAGACGCCGCTTGTGG TTGTGTTTTATAGCTAcactctgctgctgctgagcatctccACCATTGTGGAGGTGGGAGTGCTCTACTTGGCGACGGCCAAGCATAAGCGACGCGTGCCAGACTGCCTCAAGAAGCTGCTTCACGGTAAATTCGGCTCCTGGCTGTTTCTCTCGCACTTCAGCTCCGAGGCTGAGCAGCAGGCGGACAAGAACAAGGAGATGGACGAGCATGTCTATGACAACGCCGATGGCGATCCGTCCGAACCGCTGGATATCAATCCCTCGGAGGTACCCTCGTCCCGGGCCATCCAGTTCGAATGGGCCCTGCTGGCCACGGCCATGGATCGTGTCACTTTTGTGGCCTTCAGTCTGACCTTCCTCATTCTGGCCATTGTGTGCCATGTCTAG